A region of the Dehalobacter sp. genome:
ACTTCTTTTCACTACTTTATCTTGCTTATTTTCTTAACTTCTATTTCTTTTTTTATATATCTTATAATCCATTCTCAGCGTTAACAAAATCCGAAAGTTTTATGTAACACACTTACATTCAATTGTAACACTAAAAAATACTATAGATGAATTTTGTCTTATTTATTAAATAAGATTTTCTGGCAAGTATTATTATAGCCAGACCATGAAGGCATCGGTTTAATTAATGTGGAGAAAAAAGCATGATAAAAGCATGTATGACAAATCTAGGGAGAACCAGCATAAAATTCATTTATCTTGTTTTCCTGACAGCCCTTGTTTTTTCTCTTGGATCTGTTCCAGGGATGGCAGCTGAAGATTGTAACTCGAATTTGATGGCTCAGGTCTTTTCTGCAGCCGAAGCAGATCTCGGAGTTGTCGGACCAAACACACTTATTATTACGGATATAGGCTCTCCTGCAGAGTCTTATGTTTTCCTGGATGATTTCTACTCAGAGTTTTATGACAGGGACCTTCTGTACACAAAAAATCTCCTCACTGTCCAGAACTCAAGGAATAATCCTCTATGGTTTGCATTCTTCGATAAGTGCAGCGGGAACTGTACTTATATCGAGGTTTCCTATGAAAACGAAAGTAAAATTAGCTACAAGGTAACGGAAAACATAAACTTTGATACACTTTCGAAAACCGAGAAATCGAGAGATGCGTGGAGTGAAAAGGTAAATTCGACGGTATTTGACGGGCGCGAGTTTGCTATTCTTTCAATTTCGAACGCCTGGGCTACCGGAAAGCTCGACTATGAGCTTATGCAGTGCCTGGAACTGCACAATCATTTCTGTCCAGGGGTTTCCAGCGGTTACGTGCTTGCAAACTGGATGGAAGAAAACTACCCGCTTAAAGAAGGCGTGAGTTACACGGTTTTCTCTTGCCCTAACTGGTGCAAAGACGATGTTTTCGTAAAGCGCTGGGATGTGACTCCGGGCACAGGAGGTATCTGGGTCTCTTCATTAACGGATAACGAAACAGAAGCTTTAGGTGGTTCTCCTGCAGGTATTTTTGTTGTCAAGGATAAAAATGCCGGAACTATGAAAGCAGTAGTTCTCGGGTTTGATTTTGATGTTGTCAATGCGAACTCTGGTGCAAAAGCCGATGATCCAGGATGGGTCTCGAAGTATTTAGCGGACCTCTGGCTTATGGATCAGAAAAATTGGGACACAAAGGGACTAGTTTCGGTAATTTCAGTGACGGATATTGATGCCGATACCCTGGACGAAATGAAGCAGGCAGATAACAATCCTTATGTAGTTCTCGGGCTGCTTGATCCGATAAATAATACTAAACCCTCGAAAAACTGAGCTAGTGGAACAGGCAATTAAACTAATTGATCTAAATCCCACACAAAAAGTTTAATCAAGTATGTTTGAGGATTCCAGTAATCCTCATATTTTCCTCTTTCTCTTCCTTTTTTATTTTTTTCATCGTTTTTCCTGAGTTTATTTGATCTTTCGTAATTATCCAACCATGTTTTTATTCTGAATTATTTTTCTGCGTTTATATAATATTCAGATATTTTTATTAGTATGGAAGCGCGGAGGGTCACGAATACCCCTTCCTTTTTTTCACATGTTTTTGCCCTGAAAATGAATTGTCGGACAGCCTGTTTAGGGTTGGGTGGCCTCCCGCAATTTGATTTTTACTGAATTCTAACTGGTATCGATAAATCCTACTAAAAGATACAATAATTTTGATAATTTTAGAAAATCTTAATAAAGAGCAAGCAAATCCTATGCTCATGAATGATAACTTTGTTGAAAAATGGCAACGCGCCGATGAAGAGGTACGAAAAAGCCTCCCGCCGGGCGTAAAGCTTGTGCACACGTTGCGAGGACACACAGGCTACATTGGACGTATCGCGTGGTCGCCGGACGGTCGGATACTAGCTTCGCCGTCGAAAGATAAGACTATCTGTCTTTGGAACACAGTGACTGGCGAGTGCATGCGCACGCTTGAATACAATACCGAGAATATCCAATGTGTTGCCTTTGATCCCACAGGCCATATTCTGGCCAGCGCCAGTGGTACCAATAATGTAGAGTTGCGTGAGGTTGATACTGGAGAAGTTCGTCTAACATTAGAATGGGGAGGCTCCAGGATCTGGGCCATTGCCTTTAATCAAGAAGGTGACACTCTAGCCATCGCCGGTGAAGATTGCGCGAGTGAGCTGTATGATGCCGGTTCTGGAGAGTTGCTCTGCCAGTTGGAGGGACAGAAATCTGCTTTAAACCTCGCATTTGATCCTGCGAGGAACGCACTCGCCAGCTTCGGAGAGGACCGGAAACTAAAGCTATGGGATCCAACCACAGGTAAAGTACTTCTTCGGATGCAAGGGCACCAAAGTAACGTAATCCTTCGGATGCAAGGGCACCAAGATAATGTATATAGCCTGGCTTTTGACTCACTAGGGCAATTGATAGCAAGCGGAAGTGAAGACCGGACGATCAAATTGTGGTATTTGAATAATAAAAGACTAATT
Encoded here:
- a CDS encoding FmdE family protein, which gives rise to MIKACMTNLGRTSIKFIYLVFLTALVFSLGSVPGMAAEDCNSNLMAQVFSAAEADLGVVGPNTLIITDIGSPAESYVFLDDFYSEFYDRDLLYTKNLLTVQNSRNNPLWFAFFDKCSGNCTYIEVSYENESKISYKVTENINFDTLSKTEKSRDAWSEKVNSTVFDGREFAILSISNAWATGKLDYELMQCLELHNHFCPGVSSGYVLANWMEENYPLKEGVSYTVFSCPNWCKDDVFVKRWDVTPGTGGIWVSSLTDNETEALGGSPAGIFVVKDKNAGTMKAVVLGFDFDVVNANSGAKADDPGWVSKYLADLWLMDQKNWDTKGLVSVISVTDIDADTLDEMKQADNNPYVVLGLLDPINNTKPSKN